One stretch of Shewanella sp. Arc9-LZ DNA includes these proteins:
- the argH gene encoding argininosuccinate lyase yields MALWGGRFQGETSALFKLFNDSLPVDYRLFEQDVVGSIAWADAIASVGIITAKECIDLKAALNELLVEVGNDPQAIISNGAEDIHSFVEQKLIAKVGDLGKKLHTGRSRNDQVATDLKLWCKKEGAALLARLGTLHAELIALAEREVDAVMPGYTHLQRAQPVTFGHWALAYVEMYERDISRLQDALSRADSCPLGSGALAGTAYPIDRHALAAALNFARPTLNSLDSVSDRDHVVELCSAASISMMHLSRMAEDLIFFNSGEANFISLADEVTSGSSLMPQKKNPDALELIRGKTGRVYGSLMGILTTMKALPLAYNKDMQEDKEGLFDVVDSWAICLDMAALVLSGLKVNRPQALVAAQQGYANATELADYLVAKGMPFREAHHVVGEVVVFAIGEQKPIEDLSVAELQKFANVISDDVYPNLTIEACLEKRDVLGGTAINQVQAAIAAKKA; encoded by the coding sequence ATGGCGTTATGGGGCGGAAGATTTCAGGGCGAAACCAGTGCACTTTTCAAGTTGTTTAATGACTCACTGCCAGTGGATTACCGCTTATTTGAACAAGACGTTGTCGGCTCTATTGCATGGGCAGATGCCATTGCTAGCGTCGGTATTATTACTGCAAAAGAATGTATCGATTTAAAAGCAGCGTTAAATGAGCTGCTGGTGGAAGTGGGTAACGATCCGCAAGCGATTATCAGCAACGGCGCCGAAGATATACACAGCTTTGTTGAACAAAAGCTGATTGCCAAAGTAGGCGATTTAGGCAAAAAACTCCACACGGGCCGTTCGCGTAACGACCAAGTCGCCACAGATTTAAAGCTGTGGTGCAAAAAAGAAGGTGCAGCATTACTCGCACGTTTAGGTACATTGCATGCAGAGTTAATTGCATTAGCCGAGCGTGAAGTCGATGCGGTTATGCCGGGTTACACCCATTTACAACGTGCACAGCCAGTTACTTTTGGTCACTGGGCGCTGGCTTATGTTGAAATGTATGAGCGTGATATTAGCCGCCTACAAGATGCATTAAGCCGTGCCGATTCATGTCCATTAGGTTCTGGCGCACTAGCCGGTACCGCTTATCCGATTGATCGCCACGCGTTAGCGGCAGCGTTAAACTTTGCTCGCCCAACCTTAAACAGCTTAGACAGTGTGTCGGATCGCGATCACGTGGTTGAATTATGCAGCGCCGCGTCAATCAGTATGATGCATTTAAGCCGCATGGCTGAAGACCTAATTTTCTTCAACTCTGGCGAAGCTAATTTTATCTCATTAGCCGATGAAGTCACTTCTGGCTCATCACTGATGCCACAAAAGAAAAACCCCGATGCCTTAGAGCTTATTCGTGGTAAAACCGGCCGTGTATATGGCAGCTTAATGGGTATTTTAACGACCATGAAAGCCTTGCCATTGGCGTACAACAAAGACATGCAAGAAGATAAAGAAGGCTTATTCGACGTAGTCGACAGTTGGGCTATTTGCCTAGACATGGCAGCATTAGTATTGTCGGGCTTAAAAGTGAATCGTCCACAAGCTTTGGTCGCGGCGCAACAAGGTTATGCTAATGCCACTGAACTTGCGGATTATCTTGTGGCTAAAGGTATGCCGTTCCGTGAAGCACACCATGTAGTGGGTGAGGTGGTGGTATTTGCCATTGGTGAGCAAAAGCCGATTGAAGACTTAAGCGTGGCTGAGCTACAGAAATTTGCCAACGTGATTAGCGATGATGTGTATCCAAACCTTACGATTGAAGCGTGTTTAGAAAAACGTGATGTATTAGGTGGCACCGCTATCAATCAAGTGCAAGCAGCCATAGCAGCTAAAAAAGCATAG
- a CDS encoding DUF3302 domain-containing protein, translating into MFLDYFALGIIFFVVIFIFYGIIAIHDIPYEIAKKRNHPQQDALHIAGWVSLFTLHAIWPFLWIWATLYREDRGWGFSDSRKRELILEGEVKELMNHVTALTDRLSLLEQRSAVTTPPVSDEHSQEA; encoded by the coding sequence ATGTTTTTAGATTATTTTGCGTTAGGGATTATATTTTTTGTCGTGATATTTATTTTTTACGGCATTATTGCGATTCATGATATTCCTTACGAGATTGCGAAAAAACGTAATCATCCACAGCAAGATGCATTGCATATTGCGGGTTGGGTAAGCTTATTTACATTGCATGCCATTTGGCCATTTTTATGGATTTGGGCCACGTTATATCGAGAAGATAGAGGCTGGGGATTTAGTGATTCGAGAAAGCGAGAATTGATACTCGAGGGTGAAGTTAAAGAGCTAATGAATCATGTCACAGCGTTAACGGATCGTTTGTCGCTATTAGAGCAACGTTCTGCTGTCACGACTCCTCCCGTTTCTGATGAACACTCACAAGAGGCCTAA
- a CDS encoding HlyD family secretion protein: MDLLLILTYTAFCIAVFKVFKIPLTKWTVPTAILGGIVLIGTLLILMNYNHPYSRFAREYFVTIPIVPAVKGLVIEVNVKPNTPVKEGEVLFKIDPTPYLSMVKQKQAALKEAELQVPQLEAAFQIAAAKVEQATADKDRTESVYRRYEDGRKKAGRNSPFTELELDNRRQLYIASSAQLDAALAEGLRTRLAYESNIDGVNTKVAGLQAELAKAEYDLQQTVVRAPADGVVTQLALRKGAMAVPLPLRPALTFIPDETRYFAGAFWQNSLLRLKEGDEAEVIIDAMPGQVFKGKVAKILPAMAEGEIQFSGNLQSSNKLFQRGRVLVLIELEDDAIRQSLPAGVAGQVAIYTDHFSHVAVMRKVLLRMQGWLNYLFTEGH; the protein is encoded by the coding sequence ATGGACTTACTACTGATACTGACTTATACCGCATTTTGTATCGCAGTTTTTAAAGTATTTAAAATTCCGTTAACCAAATGGACTGTGCCGACAGCTATTCTTGGTGGAATTGTATTAATTGGTACTTTATTAATTTTAATGAATTATAACCATCCCTATTCGAGGTTTGCTCGCGAGTATTTTGTCACTATTCCGATTGTGCCCGCAGTTAAAGGATTGGTTATCGAAGTCAATGTTAAGCCAAATACACCAGTAAAAGAAGGTGAGGTGTTATTTAAAATTGACCCTACACCTTACCTTTCAATGGTTAAGCAAAAACAAGCGGCGCTAAAAGAAGCAGAACTGCAAGTACCACAACTTGAAGCCGCTTTTCAAATAGCGGCAGCTAAAGTTGAACAAGCAACAGCAGATAAAGATCGTACAGAATCAGTCTATCGACGCTATGAAGACGGTCGCAAAAAAGCGGGGCGTAATTCACCGTTTACTGAGCTTGAGCTCGACAATCGTCGCCAATTATACATAGCTTCATCAGCGCAACTAGATGCCGCTTTAGCTGAGGGGCTGCGGACTCGTTTGGCATATGAGTCGAATATTGATGGCGTCAATACCAAAGTAGCAGGCCTACAAGCTGAACTCGCTAAGGCTGAATATGACTTACAGCAAACAGTCGTCAGAGCGCCTGCGGATGGTGTAGTGACTCAATTAGCGCTACGAAAAGGCGCTATGGCTGTGCCTTTACCTTTGCGCCCAGCACTGACGTTTATTCCAGATGAGACGAGATATTTTGCTGGCGCTTTCTGGCAAAACTCATTATTACGTCTTAAAGAAGGTGATGAAGCCGAAGTGATAATTGATGCCATGCCTGGACAAGTGTTTAAAGGCAAAGTTGCCAAAATACTCCCTGCTATGGCAGAAGGTGAAATTCAATTTAGCGGAAATTTACAGTCATCGAATAAGTTGTTTCAACGCGGTCGAGTATTGGTGTTGATTGAGCTAGAAGATGACGCAATAAGACAATCATTGCCAGCAGGTGTCGCAGGGCAAGTGGCTATTTATACCGATCATTTTAGCCATGTTGCGGTAATGAGAAAGGTATTATTAAGAATGCAGGGCTGGTTAAATTACTTGTTTACAGAAGGACATTAA
- a CDS encoding diguanylate cyclase: MPQSPPVNLEPILLDALKLTPNCFGVLNQDKEVIYCNQHFASIFGTTTEDAIGKKSGDLLRHAWETKQGVIINTDDFEQWLENLHKLHSEKALNQYETDLSDGRWFKMTRINLDSGYTIIMGADITNLKQAQTSLEQAHQQIESLVNTDQLTGVHNRRSYNQLAKQECARAIRFNQQLSLLVIDIDYFKVINDNFGHEGGDSILKQFAQICTDLLRQSDSLSRIGGEEFTIILPMTDGEGAMIIAERIREHIAKHSFHTTQANSNIKVTVSIGVSSLTAGDKVIQDLFSRADMAMYCAKRGGRNQVQQAQTV, encoded by the coding sequence ATGCCGCAAAGTCCACCTGTCAATTTAGAGCCCATCCTCTTGGATGCATTAAAACTCACTCCAAATTGTTTCGGTGTACTCAACCAAGATAAAGAAGTTATCTACTGTAATCAGCACTTCGCCAGCATCTTTGGCACTACCACAGAAGATGCTATTGGCAAAAAATCAGGCGATTTATTACGCCACGCTTGGGAAACTAAGCAAGGCGTTATTATCAATACTGATGATTTTGAACAATGGCTGGAAAATCTGCATAAACTGCATTCAGAAAAGGCTCTAAACCAGTATGAAACAGATCTGTCTGATGGGCGTTGGTTTAAAATGACCAGGATTAACTTAGACAGTGGTTACACCATTATTATGGGCGCAGATATCACCAACCTAAAACAGGCACAAACATCACTAGAACAAGCACATCAACAAATCGAAAGTTTAGTGAATACAGATCAACTAACTGGGGTGCATAATCGTCGCTCATATAACCAATTAGCAAAACAAGAATGTGCCAGAGCGATCAGATTTAACCAACAGTTATCCTTGTTGGTTATCGATATCGATTACTTTAAAGTGATTAATGACAATTTTGGTCATGAGGGCGGAGATAGCATACTTAAACAGTTTGCCCAAATATGCACTGATTTACTGCGCCAATCAGATTCATTGTCCAGAATCGGTGGTGAGGAGTTTACCATCATCTTACCGATGACCGACGGTGAAGGTGCAATGATCATTGCTGAGCGTATTCGAGAACATATTGCCAAACACTCATTTCATACCACTCAAGCAAATAGCAACATTAAGGTTACCGTATCTATTGGCGTAAGTTCATTAACCGCCGGAGACAAGGTAATACAAGACCTTTTTAGCCGAGCAGATATGGCTATGTATTGCGCCAAACGCGGCGGCAGAAACCAAGTACAGCAAGCACAGACTGTATAA
- a CDS encoding xanthine dehydrogenase family protein molybdopterin-binding subunit → MSRLPKRGSVGITRRGFLIAMTAVGVSFGFPRHLMAAMDPASPDGKVLPSEGDIYEPSLWYSIDTAGKIKVNIMRSEMGQHVGTAIARILADELEASWDDIEIIHVDSDPRWGYMVTGGSWSISQSWPVYRQAGAAGRTALIEAAAKKWGIAAKDCKASNGKVISSKGELSYGELVTMGLTRQFTEEELKTLPLKPNADLKLVGQQVTSLDIANKTNGKTIFGIDAKVDGMVYANPILPPTRYGSKVVKFDDSAAKAVKGYQQTIVLEDASGSVPGWLMVIASSFNAAQKASKLVKVTWDAGKTANVSEADIIAHGKQLLGDQTKGSILDTGNSDTGPVFASAKSTIAEEYITSTVLHAQMEPLNALVFKNQDGIWEVHSGCQWQSLTLPVLATALGEEEANIVIRSYMLGGGFGRRLNGDYTIPAALTSKALGGKPVKMVMIRPQDMLFDSARSASVQQLKMAFDDKKAVTAMEHHATAGWPTQVLAPGFMPKGTNGEPYDPFSIAGADHWYTVGAQKVRAVSNDLAIATFRPGWLRSVGPGWTSWAVESFMDEAAHHAGKDPLQFRLDMLIAEGRNAGSTPVAEGGAARQAAVLKKAAEMIGWGTPQAKDTALGIASTFGQERDMPTWVSCAVQVHVDKSNGIVNVQKLYIAIDAGIIVDPNGAEAQCQGAALWGLSMALYEGTELLNGQYKDSNFDTYTPLRLGQTPEVKIEFIPSKMPPSGLGEPAVTPVAPAIANAIYNAVGVRLRKIPMKPSDVKNALTNA, encoded by the coding sequence ATGAGCAGACTGCCTAAACGTGGATCGGTGGGTATAACCCGCCGCGGTTTTTTAATTGCCATGACAGCGGTAGGTGTCAGCTTTGGTTTTCCTCGCCATTTGATGGCGGCAATGGATCCTGCTAGCCCTGACGGTAAAGTACTCCCAAGCGAAGGTGACATTTACGAACCGTCGTTATGGTACTCAATCGATACTGCCGGCAAAATTAAAGTCAACATTATGCGCTCAGAAATGGGCCAACATGTCGGTACAGCTATTGCTCGTATTCTTGCTGATGAACTGGAAGCCTCATGGGATGATATTGAAATTATCCATGTCGACAGTGATCCACGCTGGGGTTACATGGTTACCGGCGGCAGTTGGTCTATATCACAAAGTTGGCCGGTTTACCGTCAAGCCGGTGCTGCGGGTCGTACAGCGTTAATTGAAGCTGCAGCTAAAAAATGGGGTATTGCAGCAAAAGACTGTAAAGCCAGTAACGGTAAGGTTATCTCAAGTAAAGGCGAGCTGTCTTACGGTGAGTTAGTCACCATGGGCCTAACGCGTCAGTTTACTGAAGAAGAACTGAAAACCCTGCCGCTGAAGCCTAATGCCGATCTTAAACTGGTTGGCCAACAGGTGACCTCTCTTGATATCGCCAACAAGACCAACGGTAAAACCATATTTGGTATCGATGCGAAAGTTGATGGCATGGTGTACGCCAACCCTATTTTACCCCCTACTCGTTATGGCTCTAAAGTAGTTAAGTTTGATGACTCTGCAGCAAAAGCAGTAAAGGGTTATCAGCAAACTATCGTACTAGAAGATGCCAGTGGCAGTGTACCAGGTTGGTTAATGGTTATCGCCAGCAGCTTTAATGCGGCCCAAAAAGCCTCGAAGCTGGTAAAGGTGACATGGGATGCAGGTAAAACGGCCAACGTGTCTGAAGCAGACATTATTGCTCATGGTAAGCAATTACTTGGCGACCAAACCAAAGGCAGTATTTTAGACACAGGCAATTCTGACACTGGGCCTGTATTTGCGAGCGCGAAAAGTACCATTGCAGAAGAATATATCACCAGCACAGTACTCCATGCGCAAATGGAACCGCTTAATGCCTTGGTATTTAAAAACCAAGACGGTATATGGGAAGTGCATTCAGGTTGTCAGTGGCAATCACTTACTCTACCCGTATTAGCCACGGCATTAGGCGAAGAAGAAGCTAACATTGTTATTCGTAGCTACATGTTAGGCGGTGGCTTTGGCCGCAGACTTAACGGCGATTACACCATTCCTGCGGCGTTGACCTCTAAAGCATTAGGCGGTAAACCGGTTAAAATGGTGATGATACGTCCACAAGACATGTTATTTGATAGCGCGCGTTCTGCATCAGTTCAACAACTCAAAATGGCATTTGATGATAAAAAAGCGGTTACCGCAATGGAACATCACGCCACAGCAGGTTGGCCAACTCAAGTATTAGCGCCAGGCTTTATGCCTAAAGGCACCAATGGCGAACCGTATGATCCGTTCTCGATTGCCGGAGCAGACCATTGGTACACTGTTGGTGCTCAAAAAGTACGCGCGGTATCGAATGATCTGGCCATTGCGACCTTCAGACCAGGTTGGTTACGTTCTGTTGGACCGGGTTGGACAAGCTGGGCAGTTGAAAGCTTTATGGATGAAGCTGCCCATCACGCGGGTAAAGATCCATTGCAGTTCCGCCTAGACATGCTCATTGCCGAAGGCCGAAATGCTGGTAGCACACCTGTTGCTGAAGGTGGCGCGGCTCGCCAAGCCGCAGTATTGAAAAAAGCTGCTGAGATGATTGGCTGGGGCACTCCGCAAGCCAAAGACACAGCGCTTGGCATTGCATCAACCTTTGGTCAAGAACGTGACATGCCAACATGGGTATCGTGTGCAGTACAAGTTCATGTCGACAAAAGCAACGGTATTGTCAATGTGCAAAAGCTTTATATTGCCATCGATGCCGGTATTATTGTTGACCCTAATGGTGCTGAAGCTCAGTGCCAGGGCGCGGCATTGTGGGGATTATCGATGGCCTTGTATGAAGGTACTGAACTGCTTAATGGTCAGTATAAAGACTCAAACTTCGATACCTATACCCCGCTGCGCTTAGGCCAAACTCCAGAAGTTAAAATCGAGTTTATCCCGAGCAAAATGCCACCATCTGGATTAGGTGAACCGGCAGTAACCCCTGTTGCTCCAGCGATTGCCAATGCAATCTACAATGCAGTCGGTGTACGTTTACGTAAAATTCCGATGAAGCCTAGCGACGTGAAAAACGCGTTAACTAACGCGTAA
- a CDS encoding (2Fe-2S)-binding protein: MAKFILNGKPMTADVESDTPLLWVIRDELDMTGTKFGCGIGTCGACTVHVGGRATRSCITPISSVEGAEITTIEGLSEKGDHPLQISWQKLQVPQCGYCQSGQIMQAAALLKDIPEPSDKDIDAVMGGNLCRCMTYVRIRSAIHEAANAIKESNDEQTA; encoded by the coding sequence ATGGCAAAATTTATTTTAAACGGCAAACCGATGACTGCCGATGTAGAGAGTGATACTCCTCTACTGTGGGTTATTCGTGATGAACTGGACATGACTGGCACCAAATTTGGTTGTGGTATTGGTACCTGTGGTGCCTGTACCGTCCATGTTGGCGGCCGAGCTACACGTTCATGTATAACCCCTATATCGTCAGTTGAAGGAGCCGAAATCACTACGATTGAGGGGCTTTCTGAAAAGGGTGATCATCCATTGCAAATTTCTTGGCAAAAACTGCAGGTACCACAGTGTGGTTACTGCCAGTCGGGCCAAATTATGCAAGCTGCAGCACTACTAAAAGACATTCCTGAGCCTTCAGACAAAGACATTGACGCTGTGATGGGCGGAAATTTATGTCGTTGTATGACCTACGTTCGTATTCGCAGCGCCATTCATGAAGCAGCAAACGCAATCAAGGAGAGCAACGATGAGCAGACTGCCTAA